From Phaseolus vulgaris cultivar G19833 unplaced genomic scaffold, P. vulgaris v2.0 scaffold_35, whole genome shotgun sequence, one genomic window encodes:
- the LOC137817367 gene encoding uncharacterized protein encodes MADDLFEGLPAPSSNTAISQHHQLQPRPIAVATNNHDNTESSAVPAPKPILKSALKQSSAVPPPKSILKSSLKRPNPTQPDTQDAAPKKSLKFKTMTDASEAQVIDAMQKISSHIKNPTKFSKAAKLAVQLIQAGSVKSEVSDYFFAILEAAMSSSITCTDPSVRADYHCLFSAAQNTKEHLNKKQNNQLAAWTINAVVANDLYTDDSFVFSKAAGKIKEIISSLPVATEEEDAEEAKSLKDSTVIAEEGGKTPTTDNDNDGKEADPFGLDALIPNSSKKGEKLKARNEAAVEIREDEEETKIFLKSQREALITCLEIAARRYKIPWCQTVIDILVKHASDNVARFTASQRDAVGKLWASIREQQTRRKQGKSVNGKLDVNAFEWLQQKYANEKISIRHSVGNSGDRRAQQWLG; translated from the exons ATGGCAGACGATCTGTTTGAAGGATTGCCAGCTCCTTCATCAAACACTGCTATTTCTCAACATCATCAACTTCAACCACGGCCAATTGCAGTTGCTACCAACAACCATGACAACACAGAATCCTCTGCAGTGCCGGCACCGAAGCCAATCCTCAAAAGTGCCCTCAAGCAATCCTCTGCAGTTCCGCCTCCAAAGTCCATCCTCAAAAGTTCCCTCAAGCGCCCCAACCCTACTCAACCCGACACCCAAG ATGCAGCGCCTAAGAAAAGCTTGAAATTCAAAACCATGACGGATGCTTCTGAAGCACAAGTTATTGATGCCATGCAGAAGATATCTTCGCACATCAAGAACCCTACAAAGTTTAGCAAGGCGGCAAAGCTTGCTGTACAGCTCATTCAGGCAGGAAGTGTAAAGTCAGAAGTTAGTGATTATTTTTTTGCAATATTAGAAGCTGCAATGTCGTCATCCATAACTTGTACAGATCCTTCAGTTCGAGCAGATTACCATTGTCTATTCTCCGCAGCTCAAAACACCAAAGAA CACCTCAATAAGAAGCAAAACAATCAACTGGCAGCATGGACAATTAATGCTGTGGTGGCAAATGATTTATACACAGATGACAGCTTTGTG TTTTCTAAAGCAGCTGggaaaatcaaagaaattatATCTAGTCTTCCTGTTGCAACAGAGGAGGAGGATGCAGAGGAAGCAAAGTCCCTGAAAGATAGCACAGTTATAGCAGAGGAAGGTGGTAAAACACCTACAACTGATAATGATAATGATGGGAAGGAAGCTGACCCATTTGGACTTGACGCTCTGATTCCTAATTCCTCAAAGAAAGGTGAAAAATTAAAGGCAAGGAATGAGGCAGCTGTGGAGATAAGGGAGGATGAGGAAGAAACCAAGATATTCCTCAAGTCACAAAGAGAAGCCTTGATAACATGTTTAGAGATTGCTGCCCGGCGCTATAAAATACCCTG GTGTCAAACCGTGATTGATATTTTAGTGAAACATGCCTCTGATAATGTGGCGAGATTTACAGCTAGTCAGAGGGATGCCGTTGGGAAATTGTGGGCTTCAATAAGGGAGCAACAAACTCGTAGGAAGCAAGGGAAGTCAGTTAATGGAAAACTTGATGTAAATGCTTTTGAATGGCTTCAACAAAAATATGCTAATGAAAAGATTAGCATTAGGCATTCTGTTGGAAATAGCGGAGACCGTCGTGCCCAACAATGGCTTGGTTAA
- the LOC137817366 gene encoding rubisco accumulation factor 1.1, chloroplastic-like, giving the protein MQTLTNMLSLSPSVTANTHTLKPSNPNHLFLITSPSFTNRRHSVKPISAIINPSSFKNPQPPPQQQVYQPFRPPPEPLPSQYSTLDIAGRIDILANRLGLWYQYAPLITSLIREGFSPPTIEETTGITGVEQNRLIVATQVRDSLVQSNADPDLLYAFETSGAELLYEIRLLSTSQRVAAARFLVENNCDGKAAQELARAMKDFPSRRGDKGWESFDYTLPGDCLSFMYYRQGREHKNPSDQRSSALEQALRVAETEKARKVVLEELEGNEEEDKVEDGERVRVPVVRLRIGEVAEASSVVVLPVCGAEEKEVLEAPFECRSEGEFGVVVAEKGWARWVVLPWWEPVVGLIKGGVVVSFPDARVLPWKANRWYKEEAVLVVADRSKREVGADDGFYLVNGYGDDGGLKVERGLTLKEKGFTQSLGTVLLVVRPPKDENEDQLTDEDWE; this is encoded by the coding sequence ATGCAGACACTCACCAACATGCTCTCCCTCTCGCCTTCTGTCACTGCAAACACTCACACCCTCAAACCCAGTAATCCCAATCATCTCTTTCTCATAACTTCTCCATCCTTCACCAACCGTCGCCATTCCGTCAAACCCATATCTGCCATAATCAACCCTTCTTCCTTCAAGAACCCCCAGCCTCCGCCCCAGCAGCAAGTCTACCAACCCTTTCGCCCTCCGCCGGAACCCCTCCCTTCGCAATACAGCACCCTCGACATCGCTGGCCGCATCGACATCCTCGCCAACCGCCTCGGCCTCTGGTACCAGTACGCTCCGCTCATTACCTCCCTCATTCGGGAAGGCTTTTCTCCTCCCACCATCGAGGAAACCACCGGCATCACCGGCGTGGAACAGAACCGTCTCATCGTCGCCACGCAGGTCCGCGACTCCCTCGTCCAGTCCAACGCCGACCCCGACCTCCTCTACGCCTTCGAGACCAGCGGCGCTGAGCTGCTCTACGAGATCCGTCTTCTCAGCACGTCGCAGCGGGTCGCTGCCGCGCGTTTCCTTGTTGAGAATAACTGCGACGGGAAGGCGGCGCAGGAGCTGGCGCGCGCAATGAAGGATTTTCCGAGCAGGCGTGGGGATAAGGGGTGGGAGAGCTTTGATTACACTCTCCCCGGAGATTGTCTCTCTTTTATGTACTACCGGCAGGGCAGGGAACACAAGAACCCGTCGGACCAGAGGAGTTCGGCACTGGAGCAGGCGCTGCGCGTGGCGGAGACTGAGAAGGCGAGGAAAGTGGTGTTGGAGGAGTTGGAGGGGAATGAAGAGGAGGATAAGGTGGAGGATGGGGAAAGAGTGCGTGTTCCGGTAGTGAGGTTGAGGATTGGGGAGGTGGCAGAGGCTAGTTCGGTGGTGGTGTTACCGGTTTGCGGAGCGGAGGAGAAGGAGGTGTTGGAGGCGCCGTTTGAGTGTAGGAGTGAAGGAGAGTTTGGGGTGGTGGTGGCGGAGAAGGGGTGGGCGAGGTGGGTGGTGTTGCCTTGGTGGGAGCCTGTGGTGGGTTTGATAAAAGGGGGTGTTGTTGTGTCGTTTCCTGATGCAAGGGTTTTGCCGTGGAAGGCTAATAGGTGGTACAAAGAGGAGGCTGTATTGGTGGTGGCTGACAGGAGTAAGAGAGAAGTGGGTGCTGATGATGGGTTTTATCTTGTGAATGGTTATGGTGATGATGGGGGTTTGAAGGTGGAGAGGGGTTTAACATTGAAGGAAAAGGGTTTCACTCAGAGTTTAGGAACTGTCTTGTTGGTTGTTAGACCGCCTAAAGACGAGAATGAAGATCAATTGACTGACGAAGATTGGGAGTGA